The Streptomyces sp. HUAS CB01 genome has a segment encoding these proteins:
- a CDS encoding S1 family peptidase has protein sequence MRIKRTTPTHGVARRTRLLAVTTGLVAAAALAVPTAAADEAPVTFSASQLSAASDSVLTADVAGTAWHVDKATNTLVVTADSTVSKAEIARIKREAGANAGALRIERTPGTFSKLISGGDAVYATSWRCSLGFNVRNSAGTSYFLTAGHCTDGAGTWYANSARTTVLGPTAGSSFPGNDYGIVRYSNTSISKPGTVGSVDITSAANATVGMSVTRRGSTTGTHSGTVTGLNATVNYGGGDIVYGMIRTNVCAEPGDSGGPLYSGSRAIGLTSGGSGNCSSGGTTFFQPVTEALSAYGVSVY, from the coding sequence GTGAGGATCAAGCGCACCACCCCCACCCACGGCGTGGCCAGACGAACCCGTCTGCTCGCCGTGACGACCGGTCTCGTCGCCGCCGCCGCACTGGCCGTCCCCACCGCCGCCGCGGACGAGGCTCCCGTCACCTTCAGCGCGTCCCAGCTCTCCGCCGCGAGCGACTCCGTGCTGACCGCCGATGTGGCGGGTACCGCCTGGCATGTCGACAAAGCGACCAACACCCTCGTCGTGACCGCCGACTCCACCGTCTCCAAGGCCGAGATCGCGAGGATCAAGCGGGAGGCCGGCGCCAACGCCGGTGCCCTCCGCATCGAGCGCACCCCCGGCACGTTCAGCAAGCTCATCTCCGGCGGCGACGCCGTCTACGCCACCAGCTGGCGCTGCTCCCTGGGCTTCAACGTCCGCAACAGCGCGGGCACTTCGTACTTCCTGACGGCGGGCCACTGCACCGACGGCGCGGGCACCTGGTACGCGAACTCCGCCCGCACGACCGTCCTCGGCCCGACCGCGGGCTCCAGCTTCCCGGGCAACGACTACGGCATCGTGCGCTACAGCAACACCTCCATCTCCAAGCCGGGCACGGTCGGCAGCGTCGACATCACCAGCGCGGCCAACGCGACGGTCGGCATGTCCGTGACCCGCCGCGGCTCCACCACGGGCACCCACAGCGGCACCGTCACCGGTCTCAACGCCACGGTCAACTACGGCGGCGGTGACATCGTCTACGGCATGATCCGCACCAACGTCTGCGCCGAGCCGGGCGACAGCGGCGGCCCGCTGTACTCCGGCAGCCGGGCTATCGGTCTGACCTCCGGCGGCAGCGGCAACTGCTCCAGTGGCGGTACGACCTTCTTCCAGCCCGTCACCGAGGCCCTGAGCGCCTACGGGGTCAGCGTCTACTAG
- the fxsA gene encoding FxSxx-COOH cyclophane-containing RiPP peptide, with product MTLQTSVTFASVKKDRVPLTEIDVRDAEAARKLGRVRPAGADRSARMSTFNSAL from the coding sequence GTGACCCTCCAGACTTCAGTCACCTTTGCTTCTGTGAAGAAGGACCGGGTGCCCCTCACCGAGATCGACGTGCGTGACGCCGAGGCGGCCAGGAAGCTGGGTCGTGTGCGCCCTGCCGGCGCCGACCGTTCCGCACGGATGTCCACGTTCAACTCCGCGCTCTAG
- a CDS encoding DUF4231 domain-containing protein: MVFRNADLPALFHRADETAVDRQREAVKGTRLQLLLLVLGSAFAALPWRGRVGDSFQLMGLLSASAYAWVLVLSFRGTRRRAKSHWQLNRSAAEFIRSMCWRYAVHGAPFDSDSPDPDRLFTTRLEEGLGELRKVGWVDPREEGGSTVSAELITTPMRLLRGKVFSVRKETYVRDRLIEQRNWYHRRAEISRRATALWTVTIGLLTALALLFGVLRTFSVTESAEPVPLLSAAAAACLAWSEIRRHQPLIAAHSLVEEDLAAIHIAMETSVTEEQWPSAVYETERIVSPQHTDWLVQHRS, translated from the coding sequence ATGGTCTTTCGAAATGCTGATCTGCCGGCACTGTTCCACCGAGCGGACGAGACGGCCGTCGACCGGCAGCGGGAGGCGGTCAAGGGCACCCGGCTGCAGCTGCTCCTCCTGGTCCTGGGCTCGGCGTTCGCGGCGCTGCCCTGGCGAGGGAGGGTCGGCGACTCCTTCCAGCTCATGGGACTGCTCAGTGCCTCGGCGTACGCCTGGGTGCTCGTGCTGAGCTTCCGCGGGACACGCCGTCGGGCAAAGTCGCACTGGCAACTCAACCGCTCCGCAGCGGAGTTCATCCGCTCGATGTGCTGGCGCTACGCGGTGCACGGGGCGCCCTTCGACTCCGACTCCCCCGATCCGGACCGGCTGTTCACGACCCGGCTGGAGGAAGGGCTCGGGGAACTGCGCAAGGTCGGCTGGGTGGACCCGCGCGAGGAAGGCGGGAGCACGGTCTCCGCCGAGCTGATCACCACTCCGATGCGTCTGCTGCGGGGCAAGGTCTTCAGCGTACGCAAGGAGACGTATGTGAGGGACCGTCTGATCGAGCAGCGCAACTGGTACCACCGGCGTGCGGAGATCTCCCGGCGCGCGACCGCGCTGTGGACGGTGACGATCGGCCTGCTCACCGCGCTCGCGCTGCTGTTCGGGGTACTGCGCACGTTCTCCGTCACCGAATCGGCCGAACCGGTGCCACTGCTGTCCGCGGCCGCCGCGGCGTGTCTGGCGTGGAGCGAGATCCGCCGCCACCAGCCGCTGATCGCGGCGCACTCCCTGGTGGAGGAGGACCTGGCGGCGATCCACATCGCGATGGAGACCTCGGTGACGGAGGAGCAGTGGCCCTCGGCGGTGTACGAGACCGAGCGGATCGTCTCGCCCCAGCACACCGACTGGCTGGTTCAGCACCGTAGTTGA